The sequence GCGCCGTCGTCGGCGAGCTGCACCGCCGAGCCGCCGAACCACATCACGCTGTCGGTGCGCACGCTGACCGCCGGGTACGCCGTGATCGTCCACCGGACGGTCACCGCCGTACCGGGCACGTTCAGCCCGAACGGGCAGCCGGCCGGCTGCGCGCGGGTGCTCGTGGCGCACCGGTCGAGGGCGGCGCGCACCTGCCGCTGGATGTCCTGCTCCGCGCCGGCGGCCAGCTCGGGCACCCCGAAACGCAGCGCCGCGCCGTACCCGGAGAAGCCGTTGGCCTGCGCGACCGCGCTCACCCGGCTCTCCGCCAGCAGCGTGTTGCCGGCCGCGGTGGCCTCGTACGCCCCGGGGAAGGCCGCGGTCACCCGCTCCGCCGGGGCCAGCCGGACCCCGTTCACGCTGACCTCGCGCCCGCGCTGCCCGTCGACACCGACCAGCACGAACGGCACCCGCAGCCGGTAGTCGCCGCCGTCGCCGCGCACCACCACGACGGTCTGGGCGACGGTCCGGTCGCCGGCGCGGTAGCGGGCCTCGACGGTGTACACGTCGGCGCCGTCCCGCGCCGCGCGCTGCGCCCGGCCGATCCGCACGTCCCGGGGCCGCCACCGGTCCCGGGCCAGGGCCGCGTCGCTGAGCAGCGGGTATCGCGCGGGGTCGAACCCGTCGGCGGTGGCGACCAGCTCCAGGGCGGCGGCGGCGTCGCCGTCGCCGAGCGCGTCGAAGTAGTCCCCGGCGGCCGACTCCGGGCCGCCACCGGTCAGTCTCGTCACCCCGGCGACCAGCCCACCGGCCAGCAGCAGCGCGCCGACCACCGCCACCGCGAGCAGGGCGGCGCGGCGGCCCGGGCGGGTCTCGCGGGCGTACGCGGCGGCCGGGCCCAGGGTCAGGGTCGGACCGGGAAACGCCGGCGCGGGCGGTCCCGGCGGCGGCGGCGCGGCGACCACGGCCGGCGTGCCGCAGTAGGGGCACCAGTCCCGGCCCGCCGGCACGTCACCCCCGCAGCGGAAGCAGAGGCCGCTGTCCGTATCCGCGCTCCGTGGCCGGGTCATCCGCACTCCGTAGACGGGTCACCGCTAACCGGAACGCTACACGAACCGGTGCGCACCGGACAGCCGGTTCGAGACCGGCCGACCGCCGGAAAACGCCGCTGCCTACACTGACCGGCATGCCGGAGCGCCTGTTCCTGGTCGTCGCGTACGACGGCGCGGAGCTGCTCGACATCGCCTGCGTCACCTCGGCCCTGGACATCGCGAACCGGATCGGCGCCGGCCCGCCGTACCGGGCGGTGCTGGCCACACTCGGCGGCCGCGCGGTCGCCTGCGACTCCGGCCTGCGCCTGGAGTCCGGCGCCGAGCTGGAACGGATCAACGAGCCGCTCGACACCCTGCTGGTCACCGGGGGCACCGGGCACGAGCGGGCGGCCGCCAGCGCGCGCCTGGTCGGGCACGTGCGCCGGCTCGCCCCGCTGGCCCGCCGGGTCGCCTCGGTCTGCACCGGGTCGACGATCCTGGCCGAGGCCGGCCTGCTCACCGACCGCCGGGCCACCACCCACTGGATGTACGCCGCCACCCTGGCCGACCGTTACCCGGACGTGCTGGTCGACGCCGAGCCGGTGTGGATCCGCGACGGGCACGTCGCCACCTCGGGCGGCGTGACCAGCGCCCTGGACCTGACCCTGGCGCTGATCGAGGAGGACAACGGCCCCGCGGTGGCCCGCGGTGTCGCCCTCGGCACGGTCGCCTACCTGCAGCGGCCCGGCGGGCAGGCGCAGATCAGCATGTTCCTGGCCCGGCGCGGCACGGAGGACTTCGTGGTACGCCGGGCCACCGACCACATCGCCGCCCACCTCACCGACGACCTGACCACCGGCGCCCTGGCCCACCGGTTCGGGGTCAGCCAGCGGCACCTGTCCCGGCTGTTCCACACCTATGTGCAGCTCACCCCGGCCCAGTACGTCCGGCGGGCGCGCACCGAGGCGGCCGCGCACCTGCTCACCGCGACCGCGTTGCCGCTGGCGGCCATCGCGCGCCGCTGCGGTTTCGGCTCGACCGAGTCGCTGCGCCAGGCGTTCCAGGACCGGTTCGGCGCCCCGCCGTCGAGGTACCGATCGCAGAGATCCGGCACGACTGCCCACGGATCCGGACCGCCCGCCCGCTGAGACACGCCCGCGCGCGACCGGGCCGGGCAGCATCGAGCCATGCAGATCGCCATCGTCCTCTATCCCGGCATGACCGCCCTGGACGCCATCGGCCCGTACGAGATCCTCCGGTTCCTGCCGGACGCCGAGATCCGCTTCGTCGGCGCCGAGACCGGCCCGGTGCTGACCGACAGCGCGGTGCTGGCGCTCGGCGTCACCCACACGTTCGCGCAGACGCCGCGCCCGGACGTGGTGCTGGTGCCCGGCTCCGGTCCGAACACCGCCACCGCGATGGCCGACCGGCGGCTGACCGACTGGCTGCGCCAGGTGCACGAGACCACCGCCTGGACCACGTCGGTGTGCTCGGGCGCGCTGGTCCTGGCCGCCGCGGGGCTGCTCGACGGGCGACCGGCCACCACGCACTGGATCGCCCAGGGCGCCCTGGCGGCCTTCGGCGCGCAGCCGCGCCGCGACGAGCGGATCGTCCGGTCCGAGCGGATCATCACCGCCGCCGGGGTGTCCGCGGGGCTGGACCTGGCCCTGTGGCTGAGCGGGGAGATCGCCGGCCGCGACCACGCCGAGATGATCCAGCTCTACATCGAGTACGACCCGCAGCCGCCGTTCGACGCCGGGCACCCGAGCAAGGCCCGCGAGGAGATCTTCGACCGCGCGAAGCGGCTCGGCCGCCAGATCGCGATGAGCCCCGGCGAGTTCCGGGCCGCCGCGACCGTGGCGTGGCGCCGGGCGGTCAGCCCCAGACCCGCAGGAAGAGGTTTCCGAGTACGTCGAGGATCAGTGTGACCAGCGGATATCCGCCCGGGAAGAGGCTGAGCACGAGCAGCAGCAGGATGCCGATGTTCCGGTCTTCGAACCACAGCCGCATCCACTGCAGACCCGCGCCCGGCCGGCGCACCGCGTTGTAGACGATCCCGAACCCGTCCAGCGGCGGGATCGGGATCAACGCGAGCAGCCCGAACGCGAGCAGCCCGACGCCGAGCGAGAGCAGCACCTGCTGGGCGTACGGCAGTCCCGGATCCACCCCGTGCAACACGTCGCCCACCCGCAGCACCTGGAACGGGGTGGCGTCCGGCGACGACAGCGCGGCCCCGGCCAGCACCAGCTCACCGGCGAGGATGCAGGCGACCGGGCCGGCCGCGAAGACCGCGGCGGCCCGGCCCCGGCCCCGCCAGCGGGGCACCTCGTCGACGCTCAACTGCCGGCCCCAGCCCATCCCGCCGAGCGCGGCGCCGACCGCGCCGAACGGGTCCAGGTCGTGGCGCAGGCTGGGCAGCGTCGGCTCGGTGCGGTGGGCCAGGGCGACCGTCCGGGCGGTGAAGCGGATGGCGACCGCGCGCAGCAGCACCGCGCAGAGGAAGGAGACGACCAGCGCGACGAACGCGACCGGTGTCCCGAGCGCGAAGAGCACGGGGCGGGAACCTACCCTCGTTCTGCCTTGGCGGCGATGACCTCACGGGCCAGCTGGCGGTAGTTGCGGGCGCCGGACGACGCCGGGTCCAGCGTAGTGATCGGAGCGCCCGCCACGGTCGACTCGGGGAACTTCACCGTCTTGGTGATCACGGTCTGGTAGACCTTGTCGCCGAACGCCTCGACCACCCGCTGCAGCACCTGGCGGCAGTGCGTGGTGCGGGAGTCGTACATGGTGGCCAGGATGCCTTCGAGTTCCAGGTCGAAGTTGAGCCGCTCGCGCACCTTGTCGATGGTGTCCAGCAGCAGGGCCACCCCGCGCAGCGAGAAGAACTCGCACTCCAGCGGGATGAGCACGCCGTGGGCGATGGTCAGCGCGTTGATCGCCAGCAGGCCCAGCGAGGGCTGGCAGTCGATCAGGATGAAGTCGTACTCCTTGCGGACGCTGCGCAGCGCCCGGGCCAGGGCCATCTCCCGGGCCACCTCGTTGACCAGCTGGATCTCGGCCGCGGAGAGATCGATGTTGGCCGGCAGCAGGTGCAGCCCGGCGACATCGGTCTTGATGATGACGTCCTCGGTGGTGACGTCGTCCTGCATGAGCAGGTTGTAGACGCTCAGGTCGAGGTTGTGCGGGTTGACCCCCAGGCCGACCGAGCAGGCGCCCTGCGGGTCGAAGTCGACCAGCAGCACCTTGCGCCCGTACTCGGCGAGGGCGGCGCCCAGATTGATCGTGGTGGTCGTCTTGCCGACGCCACCCTTCTGGTTCGCCAGCGCGATGATCCGTGCCGGGCCGTGCCGATCGGTCGGCATCGGCTCGGGGATCGGACGGCGCATCGTGTACGCCGTGGGGTCGGCAGGACCGAGGTCGGCGCCCAGATCCAGGGAATTCTGCTGCTCGCGGAGCGTGGAAGTCCAGGCCTCCGCACGCTCGCCGTTCCCTGACATCGCCCTCGCCCCCTCCCGGCTCGATGCCCGACTGTACGCCACACGAGCCGCCCCATCGGGGTCAGCCGTTCGGCGTGTCGCACCTAAGGGTGCGCAGCTTCTAACGAGCGCGCGGGTGAGAGGTCGCGTAGACCTCCCGCAGGCGCTCGACGGTCACCAGGGTATACACCTGCGTCGTGGTGACCGAGGCGTGTCCCAGCAGTTCCTGTACCACCCGCACGTCGGCCCCGCCGTCGAGCAGATGCGTGGCGTAGGAGTGACGCAGCGTGTGCGGGCTGACCGCGTACGGGCCGTCCACCGGGAGTCCGGCCACGGTCGCGCAGCGGTGCAGGACGGTCCAGGCGCTCTGCCGGGACAGCCGGCCGCCCCGGGCGTTGAGGAAGATCGCCGGGGTGCCGCGGCCGGCCTCGGCCAGCGCGGGCCGGGCGCGTACCAGGTAGGCCTGCAACGCGGCCCGGGCGTAGCCGCCGACCGGGACCAGCCGGGTCCGGCCGCCCTTGCCACGCAGCAGCGCGCCGCTCGGCTCGCCCAGCTCCAGGTCGTCGAGGTCCGCGCCGACCGCCTCGGAGATCCGCGCCCCGGTGCCGTAGAGGAACTCCAGCAGGGCGCGGTCGCGCAGGCCCAGCGCGGTGTCCCCGGCCGGGACCGCGAGCAGCCGGCCGACCTGGTCCACGTCGAGCGCCTTGGGCAGCCGCCGGGGCGGGGCCGGCGGGCGCACGTCGGCGGCGGCGTCGTGGGCGACCAGCCGCTCGCGGACGGCGAACCGGTGCAGGCCGCGCACCGCGCTGATGGCGCGGGCCGCCGACGACGAGGCCAGCCCGCCGTCGCGCAGCGCGGCGAGGTGCCCACTGACGTCGGCCGGGCGCACCTGCGCCAGGTCCTCGATCCCGGCGGCGGCCAGCTGCTCGGCGTAGCGGTCCAGGTCCCGGCGGTAGGAGGCGAGCGTGTTGCGCGACAGGCCACGCTCCACACCGAGATGGTCCAGGTAGGCCTGGATGGCGGATGCGAGTGTCAGCTGAGCACCTCCGTCAGCGATGTCGCCGGCAGGCCGTGCGCCTCGGCCACCGGCCCGTAGACGACCTGCCCGTCGTGCGTGTTCAGGCCGGCGGCCAGCGCCGGGTCGCGCCGCAGCGCGTCGCGCCAGCCGTGGTTGGCCAGTTCCAGAGCGTACGGGAGGGTGACGTTGGTGAGCGCGTAGGTGCTGGTGTGCGGCACCGCCCCGGGCATGTTGGCGACGCAGTAGAACATCGATCCGTACACCCGGTAGGTCGGGTCGTCGTGGATGGTCGGCCGGGACGCCTCGAAGCAGCCGCCCTGGTCGATCGAGACGTCCACCAGCACACTGCCCGGCTTCATCCGTTCCACCAGGTCGTTGGAGATCAACCGGGGCGCTTTCGCGCCCGGCACCAGGACCGCGCCCACCACCAGGTCCGCGTCGAGCACGGCGCGTTCGATCTCGTACGCGTTGGAGGCCACCGTCCGCAGATGGCCCCGGTAGTCGGCGTCGGCCGCGCGCAGCCGCGCGATGTTCTTGTCCAGCAGCAGCACCTGGGCCTGCATCCCGAGCGCGATGGCGGCCGCGTTCATCCCGGCCACGCCGGCGCCGAGCACCACCACCTTGGCCCCGTACACCCCGGGCACGCCGCCCATCAGCACGCCGCGCCCGCCGCCCTGCCGCATCAGGTGGTACGCCCCGACCTGCGGCGCCAGCCGGCCGGCCACCTCGGACATCGGGGCCAGCAGCGGCAGCGAGCGGTCCGGCAGCTCGACCGTCTCGTACGCGATCCCGGTCACCCGGCGGTCGAGCAGCGCATCGGTGCAGTCCTTGGACGCCGCGAGGTGCAGGTAGGTGAAGAGCGTCTGGCCCGCTCGCATCCGGTGGTGCTCGCTGGCCACCGGCTCCTTGACCTTGAGGATCAGCTCGCCCTCGGCCCACACCGCGTCGGCGTCGGGCAGGATGGTGGCGCCGGCCTCACGGAAGTCGCTGTCGGTGATCGACGAACCGAGACCGGCGGCGCTCTGCACGAACACCTCGTGCCCGGCCCGGCTGAACTCGAAGACGCCGGCCGGGGTGATCGCCACCCGGAACTCGTTGTTCTTGACCTCGCTGGGAATGCCGACCCTCACACCATTCTCCCTGCGTCACCGCGACGTTGCGCTGCGCGATATGTCCCTATCCGCCGCAGACTACCGGCGAGCAGCGCATCTTTACCGGTTCATACGCACTGATCCCCTCCTTGACGCCGCCCCGGTGACGAACCGGTACGGTCGCCCGATGACCGGCTTCCCCTGGCTTCTCGTCGACCAGAACAGCGACGGCGCCGACGCCGTCGTGGCGGCGTGCGCCGACATCGACGGGCTCTTCGCCGACCCGGGTGAGCCGCCGGTCGAGCGCTACACCCTGCTCGGGTGCACGCCGGCCGGCCGGATGCGCACGGCCTGCGACGGCTTCGGCCCGACCTGGCTGGGCAATATCGGCCTGGAGGCGATCCACCGGTCCGACTCCAAACACCCCCGCGAGTGCTGGGAGTGCACCGAGGAGCTGCTCGACGTCACCGTGGTGGACGTCCGCCCGGCCGGGTTCGGGGTGTTCGACGTGACCTGCGAGGCTCGGCTGCGGATCGACCCGGAGCAGCGCAAGCGGCGGCGTGGGCCGGACCGGGCGCCGGAGGCCGACGGGTACGTGCTGACCGGCATCACCGGCGAGGGCGAGGAGAAGTTCGGCACCTGCCAGGACGTGGCCGGGGTGTTCCGGCCCCGGCCGGAGCGGGCGCCGCGGCCGGCGACGCTGATCGGCTGCCGGCCCGAGCCGCGGCTGCAACGGGCCATCGACGCGTTCCGGCGCGGCGCCGCCCGGCACCGGCGCATGATCATCGCGTCGATCTTCAGCGTGGCGTACGACGGCACCGCCACGCACATGCTCGACAGCGGGCTGGGCGCGGAGGTGTCCGGGGTGCGGCCGTCCGCGCTCGGCGACGATCTGGTCGACGTGACCTTCGAGAGCCTGTACGGGGACGCGATCAAAGGCGGTCGCCCGCTCGGGGCCCGGGAGATCTGGGAGTGCTGGCGGGCGGGGCGGCCGACCGAGGCGGGGCGGTGGGCGGCGTACCCGTCCGCGCTGCGGCACGAGTGGGCCGGGGCGGCGCTCGCCCACCACCGCCCCGGACCGGACCGGCCGTCCGGGACGACGTACCACCTGGACGGCCGGCACGTCACCGACGAGGACGGCTTCTACTGCGCGATCGGCGAGGCGATCAACGGGCCCGGGGGGTACTTCGGGTGGAACGCCGGGGCGCTGCACGACTGCCTGCTCGGCGACTGGGGCGCGGCGCCCGGGTTCCGGCTGGTCTGGCACGACTCGGCGGTGGCCCGGCGGCACCTGGTGCCCGGCTACGACCGGCGGGACTGGTGCCCGGCGATCACCATGGACCACCTGCTGGCGTGGCTGGCCGAGGACGGCGTCGAGGTCGAGCTGCGCTGATCCGTACGCCGGCGGCGCGCCGCACCCGGCCGGGACGCCGCACCCGGCCGGGACCTCGCGGTCAGCGGCCGGCCGGGACGTCGCGCCTGTGCAGGGTGAGGCGGTGCGGCTCCACATCCGGCTCGTCCAGCCCGAAGGCGAGGATGCGCCGGGGATGGATCCGGATGATCGCCTCCGGCTCGGTGATCGCCTCGCCGTGCCCGCGGATCTCCAGGCACCGCACCCGCCACGGGTCCGTCGAGGGCACGTCGTCGACCACGAACGCGACCCGCCCGTTGGCCGCCACATTGCGGAACTTGCGGCTGGCCGCCATGTTGTAACCACCGATGTCGATCGTCTCGGTCTCCGGGTTCCACCGGAACCCGACCGGGTTGACCTGGGGCGACCCGTCCGGCTGCACCGTCGCCAGCCGCCCCAGGATCTGCCCGGCCAGATACTCGAGCTCCACCGCGCTGAATGTCATGCGGCCCAGCCTGCAACCTCAAGCCGGGTGGAGGTCAACCCCGCCGCGCGGCGCTCAACCGGCGATCCGCGCGCGCAGCGCGGCCACCCCGCTGCCGTCGAGCTCGTCCAGCACGACCGGGCGGCCGGTCAGCGCCAGCAGCAACGCCTCCCCGGTGCCGCGCACGGTCAACCCCCAGCCGTGCTCCCACGCCACGTCGGTGGCGATGAACCGCAGCCCCTCCAGCCGCCCCCTGGGCACGAACGACCCCCGCGCCTTGGGACTGGCCAGAAACTCCAGCGACAGCCGCACCCGCTCCGGCACCAGCTCGCGGGCCAATCCGAGCGGCCGGCGGATGTCCTGGCCGTGCACCTGCAGGTCGGTCAGCTGACCGAGCGGGCCGACCACCGGCGGGGCGAGCGAGAACTCGGCGTGCGCCCGCAGCTCCCGGCCGATCTCGTCGGCGGTCAGGTCGGCGGCCAGCTCGCGGACCATCTCGGCGTTGGCCCGGTGGACCCGGAAGCCGTTGCGCAGCAGGGCCGGCGCGGCCCGGCGGAGGCTGAGCGTCCATGGCGCGCACAGGTGCGCGGCCACCTCGTGCACCGTCCAGGCCGCGCACAGGCTGCGCGCGCGCAACTGGCCCGGCTGCAACGACTCGATCAGCTCCGCCATCCGGCGCCGCTCATCGGCGATCATCGACACGATGTCCACGCCGGACAAGTTACCGTGCGGAGCCGCCCGGTCACCGGAAGGCGGCCAGATTCCGCTCCAGCCAGTCCGCGAAGGTACCCGCCGGCCGCCCCAGCACCCGCTCGACATCCGGGCTGATCCGCTGCTCGGCCGGGGTGGGCGCGCCGAGGATCGCCAGCGTCCCGTCCACCACCGGCGCCGGCATGAACCCGAGCATCTGCGCCCGGGCCTGCTCCGGGGTCTGCTCGGTGAACCGCACCGGCTCGCCCAGGGCCGCCGCGATCCGGGCGGCCCGCTGCCGGGGCGTGCTCAGCTCGGGGCCGGTCAGCTCGTACACCCGGCCGGCGTGCGCGGGGTCGCGCAGCGCCACCGCGGCCACCTCGGCGATGTCCGCCGGGTCGACCACGGGCAGCCCGACGTCACCGAACGGGGCGGCGACCGCCCGCCGCGTCCGCACCGGGTCGGCCCAGGCCAGCGTGTTGGACGCGAAGCCGCCCGGCCGCAGCACCACCCACTCCGGGCCGGCCCGCCGCACGGTGTCCTCCAGCGCCCGCAGCGGCGCGTGCGAGACCGCGTCCGGCCTGGTTCCGGCGGCCTGTGAGGAGAGCAGCACCACCCGGCGCACCCCACCGGCGCGCACCTGCTCCAGGATGGCCGGCCCGTCCAGGTGCGCGCCGGCGCCGGAGACCAGCAGGAAGAACGCCTCCGCACCGGCCACCACCGGGCCCAGGCTGCGCGGGTCGGCCAGATCGGCCGTGCGGTGCTCCACTCCGGACGGCAGGTCGCCCGGATCATGGCGGGACACCGCCCGCACCCGCACGCCGGCCTCGGCCAGCGCCCGCACCAGCGGCCGCCCGACGTTGCCGGTCGCGCCCGTCACCACGTACATCTCGTACCCCCTCCGCGGTCCCGTGTGGACCGACCGGAGGACGCTAACAGCCTGGATATAGTAGGTACCTAGGAGAAAGTGGCTACCCGTTGGTGATCAATCCGAGGAGGAACCCGATGACCGACCCGGAGCAGGCCTGCCCGATCGGGCCGGTGATCGACATCGTCTTCAGCCGC is a genomic window of Actinoplanes teichomyceticus ATCC 31121 containing:
- a CDS encoding barstar family protein produces the protein MTGFPWLLVDQNSDGADAVVAACADIDGLFADPGEPPVERYTLLGCTPAGRMRTACDGFGPTWLGNIGLEAIHRSDSKHPRECWECTEELLDVTVVDVRPAGFGVFDVTCEARLRIDPEQRKRRRGPDRAPEADGYVLTGITGEGEEKFGTCQDVAGVFRPRPERAPRPATLIGCRPEPRLQRAIDAFRRGAARHRRMIIASIFSVAYDGTATHMLDSGLGAEVSGVRPSALGDDLVDVTFESLYGDAIKGGRPLGAREIWECWRAGRPTEAGRWAAYPSALRHEWAGAALAHHRPGPDRPSGTTYHLDGRHVTDEDGFYCAIGEAINGPGGYFGWNAGALHDCLLGDWGAAPGFRLVWHDSAVARRHLVPGYDRRDWCPAITMDHLLAWLAEDGVEVELR
- the ald gene encoding alanine dehydrogenase, producing MRVGIPSEVKNNEFRVAITPAGVFEFSRAGHEVFVQSAAGLGSSITDSDFREAGATILPDADAVWAEGELILKVKEPVASEHHRMRAGQTLFTYLHLAASKDCTDALLDRRVTGIAYETVELPDRSLPLLAPMSEVAGRLAPQVGAYHLMRQGGGRGVLMGGVPGVYGAKVVVLGAGVAGMNAAAIALGMQAQVLLLDKNIARLRAADADYRGHLRTVASNAYEIERAVLDADLVVGAVLVPGAKAPRLISNDLVERMKPGSVLVDVSIDQGGCFEASRPTIHDDPTYRVYGSMFYCVANMPGAVPHTSTYALTNVTLPYALELANHGWRDALRRDPALAAGLNTHDGQVVYGPVAEAHGLPATSLTEVLS
- a CDS encoding SDR family oxidoreductase; its protein translation is MYVVTGATGNVGRPLVRALAEAGVRVRAVSRHDPGDLPSGVEHRTADLADPRSLGPVVAGAEAFFLLVSGAGAHLDGPAILEQVRAGGVRRVVLLSSQAAGTRPDAVSHAPLRALEDTVRRAGPEWVVLRPGGFASNTLAWADPVRTRRAVAAPFGDVGLPVVDPADIAEVAAVALRDPAHAGRVYELTGPELSTPRQRAARIAAALGEPVRFTEQTPEQARAQMLGFMPAPVVDGTLAILGAPTPAEQRISPDVERVLGRPAGTFADWLERNLAAFR
- a CDS encoding PPOX class F420-dependent oxidoreductase, translating into MTFSAVELEYLAGQILGRLATVQPDGSPQVNPVGFRWNPETETIDIGGYNMAASRKFRNVAANGRVAFVVDDVPSTDPWRVRCLEIRGHGEAITEPEAIIRIHPRRILAFGLDEPDVEPHRLTLHRRDVPAGR
- a CDS encoding DJ-1/PfpI family protein, translated to MQIAIVLYPGMTALDAIGPYEILRFLPDAEIRFVGAETGPVLTDSAVLALGVTHTFAQTPRPDVVLVPGSGPNTATAMADRRLTDWLRQVHETTAWTTSVCSGALVLAAAGLLDGRPATTHWIAQGALAAFGAQPRRDERIVRSERIITAAGVSAGLDLALWLSGEIAGRDHAEMIQLYIEYDPQPPFDAGHPSKAREEIFDRAKRLGRQIAMSPGEFRAAATVAWRRAVSPRPAGRGFRVRRGSV
- a CDS encoding maleylpyruvate isomerase family mycothiol-dependent enzyme, yielding MDIVSMIADERRRMAELIESLQPGQLRARSLCAAWTVHEVAAHLCAPWTLSLRRAAPALLRNGFRVHRANAEMVRELAADLTADEIGRELRAHAEFSLAPPVVGPLGQLTDLQVHGQDIRRPLGLARELVPERVRLSLEFLASPKARGSFVPRGRLEGLRFIATDVAWEHGWGLTVRGTGEALLLALTGRPVVLDELDGSGVAALRARIAG
- a CDS encoding site-specific tyrosine recombinase XerD produces the protein MERGLSRNTLASYRRDLDRYAEQLAAAGIEDLAQVRPADVSGHLAALRDGGLASSSAARAISAVRGLHRFAVRERLVAHDAAADVRPPAPPRRLPKALDVDQVGRLLAVPAGDTALGLRDRALLEFLYGTGARISEAVGADLDDLELGEPSGALLRGKGGRTRLVPVGGYARAALQAYLVRARPALAEAGRGTPAIFLNARGGRLSRQSAWTVLHRCATVAGLPVDGPYAVSPHTLRHSYATHLLDGGADVRVVQELLGHASVTTTQVYTLVTVERLREVYATSHPRAR
- a CDS encoding ParA family protein; amino-acid sequence: MSGNGERAEAWTSTLREQQNSLDLGADLGPADPTAYTMRRPIPEPMPTDRHGPARIIALANQKGGVGKTTTTINLGAALAEYGRKVLLVDFDPQGACSVGLGVNPHNLDLSVYNLLMQDDVTTEDVIIKTDVAGLHLLPANIDLSAAEIQLVNEVAREMALARALRSVRKEYDFILIDCQPSLGLLAINALTIAHGVLIPLECEFFSLRGVALLLDTIDKVRERLNFDLELEGILATMYDSRTTHCRQVLQRVVEAFGDKVYQTVITKTVKFPESTVAGAPITTLDPASSGARNYRQLAREVIAAKAERG
- a CDS encoding GlxA family transcriptional regulator codes for the protein MPERLFLVVAYDGAELLDIACVTSALDIANRIGAGPPYRAVLATLGGRAVACDSGLRLESGAELERINEPLDTLLVTGGTGHERAAASARLVGHVRRLAPLARRVASVCTGSTILAEAGLLTDRRATTHWMYAATLADRYPDVLVDAEPVWIRDGHVATSGGVTSALDLTLALIEEDNGPAVARGVALGTVAYLQRPGGQAQISMFLARRGTEDFVVRRATDHIAAHLTDDLTTGALAHRFGVSQRHLSRLFHTYVQLTPAQYVRRARTEAAAHLLTATALPLAAIARRCGFGSTESLRQAFQDRFGAPPSRYRSQRSGTTAHGSGPPAR